In Sphingobacterium sp. lm-10, one DNA window encodes the following:
- a CDS encoding DUF2490 domain-containing protein: protein MTTFIKRLLIIIILYAANLLSIQAQPGGLNSWFHGNLQGEISDNWRYNANFQQRFYDVPVQNSRLSLINGSLEYRLKNTNTFVGGGYMFLLLEPYNSLGEKFSLPEHRLFQQITFNNVVSPRYSIAHRFRLEERFLFNERFLFRARYLFNSFWKLDRAENSVWGLIFRHEIRMNLEREQPFDSYRISALLAKKVSQTVSVEPGVIVQFNGFPDPTDYYLACTIRKSLSRRIKTYKPD from the coding sequence ATGACTACATTCATTAAAAGATTACTGATCATTATCATCTTGTACGCTGCTAACCTATTATCAATCCAAGCACAACCCGGTGGGTTAAACAGCTGGTTTCATGGAAATTTACAAGGTGAAATTTCGGATAATTGGCGATATAATGCGAATTTTCAGCAACGGTTCTACGATGTCCCAGTTCAGAATAGTAGATTAAGTCTAATCAACGGGTCATTGGAATACCGACTGAAAAACACAAACACTTTTGTAGGTGGAGGTTACATGTTTTTATTGCTGGAGCCCTATAATAGTCTCGGAGAAAAGTTTAGTCTTCCCGAACACCGACTATTTCAACAGATCACCTTTAACAATGTGGTTAGTCCAAGATATTCTATAGCGCATCGATTTCGTCTGGAAGAACGTTTTCTATTTAATGAACGCTTTCTATTTCGGGCACGGTATTTATTCAATTCATTTTGGAAGCTGGATCGTGCCGAAAACTCGGTCTGGGGCTTAATCTTTCGGCATGAAATCCGGATGAATCTAGAGCGCGAGCAGCCCTTCGACAGTTATCGTATTTCTGCTCTTTTAGCCAAGAAAGTGAGTCAAACTGTTTCTGTTGAACCGGGAGTAATTGTACAATTTAACGGATTTCCGGATCCAACAGATTATTATTTGGCTTGCACTATACGAAAAAGCCTTTCACGCAGAATTAAGACATACAAGCCCGATTAA
- a CDS encoding VOC family protein, producing MKIRQLTLYTNKLPEQKDFYLHVLGFPLIEEMETSFVIEVGWSRLEFRQSEEAHLYHYCFLIPSNKLYEALAWMESKVAIIDTETNEKIVFFDDWNPHSFYFYDGAGNIAECIVRHDLKNTSDLSFNISDFLCVNEIGLPTKDISQTLEELETNFGISLWKGDLLRFAASGSQYGLFLLPNYRVKETWFPTDITIACAPFTTVIEKGNNKYSFDYIDGKISNIKTITS from the coding sequence ATGAAGATTAGACAGCTCACTCTTTATACCAATAAGTTACCCGAACAAAAAGATTTTTATCTGCATGTCTTGGGATTTCCATTAATCGAGGAGATGGAAACATCATTTGTGATTGAGGTGGGCTGGAGTAGACTGGAGTTTCGGCAAAGTGAAGAAGCCCACCTTTACCACTATTGCTTCCTTATTCCCAGCAATAAATTGTACGAAGCATTGGCCTGGATGGAATCTAAAGTTGCGATCATAGATACGGAAACCAACGAAAAAATTGTGTTTTTCGACGATTGGAATCCGCACTCTTTTTACTTCTACGATGGTGCAGGTAATATTGCAGAATGTATTGTGCGGCATGACCTAAAAAATACGTCAGACCTTTCTTTTAATATTTCGGATTTCTTATGTGTGAATGAAATTGGATTACCAACAAAGGATATTAGCCAAACTTTGGAAGAATTGGAAACTAATTTTGGTATTAGTTTATGGAAGGGTGATCTGTTGCGTTTCGCCGCTAGCGGATCGCAGTATGGTTTATTTTTATTGCCTAACTACAGGGTAAAAGAAACCTGGTTTCCGACAGATATCACGATAGCATGTGCCCCATTCACTACCGTTATCGAAAAAGGTAATAATAAGTATAGTTTCGACTACATCGATGGAAAAATATCCAATATAAAAACTATTACTTCATGA